The following proteins are encoded in a genomic region of Cryptomeria japonica chromosome 11, Sugi_1.0, whole genome shotgun sequence:
- the LOC131060255 gene encoding protein NODULATION SIGNALING PATHWAY 2-like, with amino-acid sequence MDTMERWVDFPSQLFCVEDVHSKSISKLWDQIPLPYAGSRSKEASRTASAGSDLSYEAEMDVATESFLPAYVREDERYEMCGEFSDHRYFNPFPSDFSFMDFTKTQAYTNERLIEPEVDDQNPNLGWLPTEKSLPLSPEKKTHAPKSEGSVLSAVCSSQTNGDPPSNSGLILPPMSGKPTLEARNVDLMDQDSDWCTEFTIPAVYPEPEEEEKSSNMKGVRLVHLLMAAAEAVEARNRDLASVILVRLKALASPFANNTMERLAAYLSHGLYARLEGGRGAGLFPSASPDCSPGDILASFQVLQEICPYIKFGHLTANQAILEAVQRERRVHIIDFDIMEGIQWPSLMQALATRKEGAPHLRITAITRSSTGTRRGLSTVQETGKRLGAFAASIGLPFSFHQTRLDSDDMFRPSAIRVVKGEALAVNCMLHLPHMTHRKPNSISSFLLGIRDLYPRILTLVQEHLNCKDPDSVPPSASSYTAHFMETFHHYSAIFDSVEASFPPQSVARSLVERIFFGPRISSTLASKHCSDINQRSWSEFITSQLGFKSSPLSMFNQCQAKLLLGLFNDGYRIEEENGNLVLGWKSRPIISVSCWVPVQG; translated from the coding sequence ATGGATACCATGGAGCGCTGGGTGGATTTTCCATCGCAATTGTTTTGTGTAGAAGATGTGCACAGCAAATCGATTAGCAAGTTGTGGGACCAGATTCCCCTGCCGTATGCCGGGTCGAGGAGCAAAGAGGCGAGCAGAACGGCAAGCGCGGGATCAGATTTGTCCTACGAAGCCGAAATGGATGTAGCGACCGAGTCCTTCCTGCCGGCCTATGTTCGAGAAGACGAGCGCTATGAAATGTGTGGCGAATTCTCTGATCACCGCTATTTCAACCCATTTCCCTCTGATTTCTCCTTCATGGACTTCACCAAAACCCAAGCCTACACCAACGAGCGCCTAATTGAGCCCGAGGTTGATGATCAGAATCCCAATTTGGGGTGGCTCCCAACTGAGAAATCCCTACCCCTTTCCCCTGAAAAGAAAACCCACGCCCCCAAATCCGAGGGCTCTGTTCTCTCCGCCGTTTGTTCGAGCCAGACCAACGGCGACCCGCCCTCCAATTCAGGCCTAATTTTGCCTCCCATGTCCGGCAAACCAACCTTAGAAGCGCGGAATGTTGATCTAATGGACCAGGACTCAGACTGGTGCACTGAATTCACCATTCCGGCTGTTTACCCTGAaccagaggaagaggagaagagctCAAACATGAAAGGCGTCCGCCTGGTGCATCTCCTAATGGCGGCAGCAGAGGCCGTGGAGGCCCGAAACCGGGATTTGGCATCGGTGATATTGGTTCGGCTCAAGGCTTTGGcttccccctttgccaacaacacCATGGAACGACTGGCCGCTTACCTTTCCCACGGACTCTACGCCCGTCTGGAAGGAGGCAGGGGCGCCGGGCTCTTCCCCTCCGCCAGTCCCGATTGCTCACCCGGGGACATCCTAGCGTCCTTCCAAGTACTCCAGGAGATCTGTCCCTACATCAAATTCGGGCACCTGACTGCGAACCAGGCCATTCTGGAGGCCGTCCAAAGGGAACGGAGGGTCCACATCATCGATTTCGACATAATGGAAGGTATCCAATGGCCGTCGTTGATGCAGGCGCTAGCGACCCGCAAGGAAGGGGCACCCCACCTCCGCATAACAGCCATTACCAGGTCATCCACCGGAACCCGTCGTGGTCTCTCCACAGTGCAGGAGACCGGCAAGCGCCTTGGTGCCTTCGCCGCTTCAATCGGGCTGCCCTTCTCGTTTCACCAAACAAGGCTCGACAGCGACGACATGTTCCGGCCGTCTGCCATTAGAGTCGTTAAGGGCGAAGCTCTAGCAGTCAATTGCATGCTCCACCTCCCTCACATGACCCACCGGAAGCCCAATTCAATCTCCTCTTTCCTCCTGGGGATCCGAGACCTTTACCCGCGGATTCTTACCCTGGTCCAAGAACACCTCAATTGCAAAGACCCGGATTCTGTTCCACCTTCAGCTTCTTCCTACACTGCCCATTTCATGGAAACTTTCCACCATTACTCTGCAATTTTCGACTCTGTGGAAGCAAGTTTCCCGCCCCAGAGCGTTGCCAGATCTCTTGTGGAGCGTATTTTCTTCGGGCCTCGGATTTCTAGCACTCTGGCATCCAAGCATTGCTCAGATATTAACCAGAGGAGCTGGAGTGAGTTCATTACTTCACAGCTCGGGTTCAAAAGTAGTCCTCTGAGTATGTTCAATCAATGCCAGGCCAAGCTTCTTCTTGGGCTTTTCAATGACGGATATAGAATTGAAGAGGAGAATGGAAATCTGGTGCTGGGTTGGAAGTCCAGGCCCATCATTTCTGTATCGTGTTGGGTTCCTGTTCAGGGTTGA